The Paenibacillus mucilaginosus 3016 genome includes the window ACAAGCAAAGTGTACCGCAAGGAACGACTTGCATCTGTATGCAGGAGGATTGTACGGGAAGGATCCAGGCTCACTGCCGAAGAAGTGAACCGGCTGCTGGAGCTTCGCCTGTATGCGGTATTGGAATCGGCCTTGGAGAGAGGATGCTTGGAACAGGATGCTTTGGAGAAGCTGACTGCTTCAATCGCGGGGATCAACGACAGCAAAAAACGGACCCGACTGCAGGAAATGGCCCGAGAACACCAGAACAGAGGGGGCCAGACGCTGTAGCGGGGGAGGGCTGCATTCCTCACCAGCAGCACCAAAAAGCCGGCCCCGCTTGGGGCCGGCCCTGCATGAACAAGATTCCGAATCGATGCCGCACGCCCCCATCCGAATACCAAAGTCCGCTCAAGCCAGGAGGCAGCGGAATCGCTCACCCCTTATAATGAAAATCCGGTATCGCCGACCATCTGCGGCGCAGCTCATGGGCCGAGGCTTTCGGTTTTCTCTCCCGGGTAAATACTCCTTTTTTGTTGCCCTGCACGCGGATAATCCCTTGACTCGTTTGAAAATCCGCGAAATTCCACACCTGCTCCCCAACGAAGCATTGGAATTCATCGAAGATGTCATGGTTCACCCTCAAATACTCCACCTGGTATTCTTCCGTGAACATCACCGGATCGACATCGTGCAGGCCCGCCACCGTATCGGCGCCGTATTCCGTGATCATGACCGGCTTGCCGGGGCAGCGCTCGGTCCACTGCCGCAGTTCTTTGCGGAGCATGACCCTGGCCGCCGCCAAATCGCCGCCTTCGCTGTACCAGCCGTAATAGCGGTTCAGCGCCAGCACATCCACGAGCTCCGCCACTTTGCAGGTCTCCGGTGTGGACCACCCGTGGGTGACGATGGTGACCGGACGCTGCTGCGGGTCGCAGTCCCGGGTCAGCTGGACCAGCGGCTCGAAATATGCATAGGCTCCTTCCTCTTCGGAAGCGGGTTCATTGGCGACGGACCACATGACGACGCAGGGATGATTCTTGTCCCGTGCAACGAGCTCCCGGATCACGTCCTGATGGTGCCCGAAGGTTCCGACGTGCTCCCAGGTGTTCCTTCGGTTCTTTTGTCCAAACAGGGTCGCCGAGAAATTCAGATGAACCCCGACCGCCGGCACCTCGTCGATGACGACGAGCCCTTCCCGGTCCGCGAGCCTCATGAGTTCCTCGGAATAAGGGTAATGCGCAGTGCGGAACGAGTTGGCTCCCATCCATTTCATCAGGCGAAAGTCGGTCACATTCACCGCTTCATCGAAGCCGCGGCCGTGAATCGGGGAATCCTCGTGCTTGCCGAAGCCCTTGAAGTAAAACGGCCTGCCGTTGATGAGGAACTGTCCGTCCCTCACTTCCACCGTACGGATCCCGAAGGGCTGCTCGTACACGTCAATGACTCGAGCGTCCTGCTCCAGCTCCACCCGGAGCGTATAGAGATAGGCGTTCAGCGGCTCCCAGAGCCGGGCTGACGGAAGACGAAACTGCCCCTTGGCGCCCTCCAGCCGGGCGATGACCAGGCCTGATTCGTCGATGACGCTTGCTTTTACGCCGGCTTCCCCTTCGATTAACACTTCATAATGGACGATGCCCGTCGTGTCCTCCACATCCGTAACGATGGTAATATCCTTGATATAGATGGCCGGCGTGGTATACAGTTTGACGGGCCGGTGGATACCGGCATAGTTAAAAAAGTCAAAGTTCGGATGGTTGCGCACCACCTTCCCCAAGCCCTCTATGTCGGTTTCCCTGTAGACGCCTACCGGCAGCGTCGTTTCGTCGACGATGTTGTTCACGGCTACGGTCAGCCGGTTACTTCCCGGTGTGATGAGGCTCTGAATATCCGCCTCAAAGGGAGTGAACCCTCCCTTATGCTCCGCGGCCATCACACCGTTCACATACACCTTCGCCGTATGCGTAACAGAGCCGAAGCGCAGGACAAGCCGCTGGGAAGCCAGCATGGCGGGAACCGTGAATTCGCGCTGGTACCACACCCACCCGACGTGGCTGCGGATGTCTGCGTCGACCCCGACATCGTTGTAGGAGGCGGGAACAGCCATGGAAATCGCATCGGTAAGCTTCTTTTCGTACCATGCTTCCTCAAAGCCTTTGCCTTGGTCCAGCCGGAACGACCAAATGCCGTTGAGATCCAGTATGCCTCTGGTTTCGGTGGCGATAGGGTAGAGCATAAAGAACACTCCCATCTTTTTTGTAATCGCTATCATTCCTCTATTATACTTAGGCCAAACGGTTTTCTATAAGATTCAATTAACGTTTAGAGGACTATATTAACATCAAGGACGGAACAAGCGATGGATCAAGAGGCAATGATTTCAGCAGCAACGACCGTATACTACCTGACCGATCTCAACACTTATCTGTGGGACGAAGCGGCCGGGCTTCAGCTATCCTTCGAGCGTATCCCGCTGCCGGAGTTTCTCAAGGC containing:
- the uidA gene encoding beta-glucuronidase, producing MLYPIATETRGILDLNGIWSFRLDQGKGFEEAWYEKKLTDAISMAVPASYNDVGVDADIRSHVGWVWYQREFTVPAMLASQRLVLRFGSVTHTAKVYVNGVMAAEHKGGFTPFEADIQSLITPGSNRLTVAVNNIVDETTLPVGVYRETDIEGLGKVVRNHPNFDFFNYAGIHRPVKLYTTPAIYIKDITIVTDVEDTTGIVHYEVLIEGEAGVKASVIDESGLVIARLEGAKGQFRLPSARLWEPLNAYLYTLRVELEQDARVIDVYEQPFGIRTVEVRDGQFLINGRPFYFKGFGKHEDSPIHGRGFDEAVNVTDFRLMKWMGANSFRTAHYPYSEELMRLADREGLVVIDEVPAVGVHLNFSATLFGQKNRRNTWEHVGTFGHHQDVIRELVARDKNHPCVVMWSVANEPASEEEGAYAYFEPLVQLTRDCDPQQRPVTIVTHGWSTPETCKVAELVDVLALNRYYGWYSEGGDLAAARVMLRKELRQWTERCPGKPVMITEYGADTVAGLHDVDPVMFTEEYQVEYLRVNHDIFDEFQCFVGEQVWNFADFQTSQGIIRVQGNKKGVFTRERKPKASAHELRRRWSAIPDFHYKG